In Methanobrevibacter arboriphilus JCM 13429 = DSM 1125, the DNA window ATTTTTAATATTTAATCTTCTAATTTTTAGTCTTCTAATATTTAATTTTTAATATTTAGTACTAAAATTAATATTTAGTACTAAAAACTATTAATTTAATTTTAAAATAATCAGTAATCTTCTCTTTAAATCTATAACTATTAAATTTATAAATTTTAAATTCTATAAATTAAATAAATTTAAGTAATATAAAAATAGTTGTAGCTATGTAAATAACTACACTTTTAAAAACAAGCTATATAATTATTAACTCTTTTTAAAAAATTATAAAAGATTATAGTTTTCTCTAGGTTTAATCAGTAACATATCTGGATGGATGACTGCATAATTGTCTAAACATAACTTTTCATCTTCATCAACCCAAATATCAAAAGGAAGGCGATATGACCTAATGATTTTTTTCAAATAAACTGGAGCTTGAGGAATATAAATCTTAAAACCTTCATTATGGACAGCTTCTAAAAACTCCTTAAATTTACCTCTACCAATATTAGTAACTTCAATATAATCAATATATAACTTTTTCCCATCTTGAATATAAACTCTTGAAGTGTTTTTAAAATGCTTTGGAACAAAACCTACTCTTTTAGATAATGCATGTTCTTGACTTAACCTAACTTTCAAATAAACAACCCCTTGGGTTTTTAAAAAAATCTTATTAATATGGATAAATATACTTTAAACAGTGTATTTTAATATATAAATCATTAATAAAAGATAAATTATTAAATAATTCTTTTGAGATGATTATATTTTCTTTTTCCTGATTTAAATAATTTTCTAGTTTCTTTAAAAATAATTTTTATTTATATAATAATATATAATGATAATTTTTGTTTTTAATCAAAATATCAATTGAAAAATAAAAAACGCCTATAAAAATAAAAACATAATAATAAAAACATAAATATTATCGTGAAAATGAGTCTAAATCAAAAATTCTAAAAAATCAAATAATAACTAATAAAAGTAATATAATAACTAATAAAAGTCAGATAGTAGCTACTAAAAATCAAATAGTAAATAGTATATTAATTATTTAACTATCCTATTTTAACTATCCTATTTTTTACTTCTAGCTTTCTTATTACAATCAAAACAAAAATCTTTTTCCACATTTGATTTAAAAGTTTTACCGCAACTTTTACACCTTAGCTCGATTAAAGTGGATTTTTTATCTACAATATCCAATGAACATGAACATTTCCACCCCATTTTGCCATTTAGAGCTGCTTCAAAAGCTTTATCTTCATCTGTTTCTTTTGACATATTATTAAATATATTTACAATATTTATATATTTTTTCCAGAAAAAATCTAATTCTTTTTCAAATAATAATAATAATAAAGAGGGAAAAAATCTTATAAATATAAAAAATCTGTTTTTATCAGATTTATCAATAAAAACAAAATATATGTAATATTAATAATAAAAATAATAATAGATTTAAAAGTTGTGATATAATGGAAAATTATGATGATAAAGCCTACATAAGAGCTAAAAAAAGAGTGGATGATGTAAAAGGATTTTATATTCATTTAGTTACGTATATTATAATAAACTTTTTTTTGTTCATAATAAATTTAATATTCACTCCAGGTACATGGTGGTTTTTATTCCCACTTATATTCTGGGGAATAGGTTTGATCTTTCACTTCTTAGGAATTTTTGTATTTGAAAATAAACTATTAGGAAAAGAATGGGAAGAAAAAAAGATAAAAAAATACCTAGAAGAAGAAAAAAATAAAAAATAGCTAAATAAATAGCTAAATTAAATATTTAAATTAAATATTTAAATAAATATTTCTGGATTTCTTCTTTGTGAAAAGTTATCTTCTAACATTTTAGCAAGTCCTATGATTTTTTCATCATTATTGAACTTTGCATCTTCAGGACATATTTTTATACATTCACAACAAAGAATACATTTACTTGGGTCTGCTTCTCTTGGATTATCCATACTTATAGCACCAGTTGGACATTCTTCTGCACAATCCATACATTCTGTACAGTTATCATTAGTAGAGGGCGTAACATGTGGAAGCACTCCCCTTTCTTTGTAAGGATAATTACCCTTAACATCAATACTATCAACCTGATTATCACCAATATTTTTAAGTTTTATTACTATTGAATCTCCGAATGCCCTTGCTTCTTCTAAATCTTTTTCATCAGGTCGACCAGTAGCTACTTTATCTGTAAATGAATGTTCTCCAATAAATGCCCCTGCTGCAATTACTTCAAACCCATTTTCATCTAATATGTTTCTCATTTCAAGTAAGGCATCATCATAGTCCCTATTTCCATAAATAACTACTATAATAGCTTTTGTTCCATCAGCATTTAAATTATGAACATATTCTTCTATTACTTCAGGAATTCGACCAGAATAAACAGGTAAACCTAAAATAAGAATATCTTCTTTTGAAAATTCAGGAATCCTCTCTACATCATGATTTTTAGTAATATTTATATCTTTTAAAGAAGTTTTAAACTTCATAGCTACTTTTCGTGCTATTGTCATAGTTATCTTTTCACTAGTCCTTGTTGGACTAAAATATACAGCCTTTACATCCATTTTATCATCCATTTTATAGCTTATATATCTTTTGCTTATATCTCCTTTAAATTAATATATAATTAATATAATATATATCTAATTATTATAAAAATTCTAATTGTCATAGAAATCTATTTAATATATAATTATAACTTAAACTCTAAAATATTGAAACTAAAATATAAAAACAATGAAAATGAAAAGCACGATGAAAATTAAAATAAAAAGTATATAGAAAGCAAAATAAAAAAAATTTAATAAAAAGTATAATAAAAATCTAATAAAAAATTAATAAAAATTAATAAAGATTAATTAACAAAACTTTTCATATTCATTGGAAAGTTTACTTATATAAATTTTAGACCATATATATGCTATTATTGCTCCAATTGCATTTCCAAGCACAATTCCATACCAAACACCAGTTTGTCCTAAATTTAAAACAATTGCAAAAACATATGAAAATACTATTTGAAGAATTAATGCTCTTATAAATGCAATTATCAAAGAATTCAATCCTTTTCCTAATCCTTGGAAAACTGAAGATGATACAACTCCTAATGGGAAAAATAAATAAAATAGACAAGTAATCCTTAAGAAATCTGTCATTTGCCCTAATAAATTTTCAGAACCTGGAGTATATGCAAACAAATAACTAATATATGGAGCTAAAATGAAAATAACTATTGATAGAATTACAATAATCAAAGTTCCAAACTTTATTGCATAGCTATGAGTTATATCTATATTTTCATATCTTTTTGCCCCTAGATTTGCACCAGTTATTGCTATTACAGATGTTCCAATAGCTATAGGAATCACCATTACTATTGCAACAAAACGCCAACCTCCAGTATACACAGCAACACCATCTACACCAGATACTACCATCAAAATAGCATTTAATGTTATTGCAAGAATACTTATAAGGAAAAATTCAACACCAGCTGGCAATCCTACACTTAAAATCTCTTTTATAAGTTTACTTTTATATATAAAATCTTTTAGAGAGAATTTAATATAAGTATCCCCTTTAAACCAATATAACAATAATAATGAAACTAATCCCATAGATATTACTGTTGCAATAGCTGCTCCAGCTACACCTAAATCAAGATAATAAATGAAAATCGGATCTAGAAACATATTTAATATTGCTCCAAATAACATAGCATAAGTTGTTTTTATAACATTTCCCTCAGCTCTTAATATTCCATAAGCTGTAGCTGAAAAAACTATGAAAATAGTTCCTAAAAATAGAATGTTACCATATTCCATCCCTAAATTTATAGTAGGCCCTGCACCCATTGTTAATAATATTGGCTTGAGGAAAATTAGAATTAATACTGTAAATATGATTGTAATAATAATAGTTAGTAAAATTACATGTAAAGCTGCATTATCTGCTTCTTTTTTATTTTTTGAGCCTATATATCTAGAAATTACAGCTGTAGCACCTGCACCAATTCCATTTGAAACTCCAAAAACTATTAGATATAATGGATTTACAAAACCTATTGCAGCTAATGATGCATCTCCCAGTCCAGCTACCCATACCCCATCAATAAATGCATAGAGAGAATTTATAATCATTGCTATAATCATAGGAATAGATAACTTTAGAACAGCTTTTTTTGGATCTCCTAATAAAATCGAAATCCCATTAGTATTTTTAGTGCTACTTTCATTATTAGTTGTAATCTAATCATCTCCTATTTTTTTACAGATCTCTCTAAGTATTCTTTTTTCATTTTCAGTCAATTCTTTTAAACATTGATTGTGTATCTCATCTCTAATCCTACAGATAGGATTTATTATAGACTTTCCTTTACTTGTAAGTATTAATTGAAAAGATCTCCTATCTTCCTGATTTTTTTGTCTTCTTATATAACCTTCATCTTCAAGATGATCAATAAGATACACCATAGTTGTTCTATCAATCTTTAAAATTTCTCCTAATTTTTTTTGATTGATTTTTTCATTATTAAAAATTGTCACAAGCACACGATAATGATTTGTTACTATAGAATAATCCTTTAAAGCTTCATCAAACTTTTCTCCAAATTTATGAAGAATGGTTGCAAGTACATACCCATAACTATTATCTAAATCTACATAATCATTATTTAAACACAAAGTTATCTCTCCAAAAAGTAATCAAATTATATGATAATCAGTACTACTGATTATATTTATAATAAACATTATATAAATATTTCTGAGTAATGGTCCTAAGTACAAAAATAAAATAATATCATCAATAAGCTAAATATTATTAATAAATTAAATAAATAAATTAAATATATTCTTAGAATAG includes these proteins:
- a CDS encoding 2TM domain-containing protein — encoded protein: MENYDDKAYIRAKKRVDDVKGFYIHLVTYIIINFFLFIINLIFTPGTWWFLFPLIFWGIGLIFHFLGIFVFENKLLGKEWEEKKIKKYLEEEKNKK
- a CDS encoding EFR1 family ferrodoxin (N-terminal region resembles flavodoxins. C-terminal ferrodoxin region binds two 4Fe-4S clusters.) is translated as MDVKAVYFSPTRTSEKITMTIARKVAMKFKTSLKDINITKNHDVERIPEFSKEDILILGLPVYSGRIPEVIEEYVHNLNADGTKAIIVVIYGNRDYDDALLEMRNILDENGFEVIAAGAFIGEHSFTDKVATGRPDEKDLEEARAFGDSIVIKLKNIGDNQVDSIDVKGNYPYKERGVLPHVTPSTNDNCTECMDCAEECPTGAISMDNPREADPSKCILCCECIKICPEDAKFNNDEKIIGLAKMLEDNFSQRRNPEIFI
- a CDS encoding MATE family efflux transporter — its product is MIIAMIINSLYAFIDGVWVAGLGDASLAAIGFVNPLYLIVFGVSNGIGAGATAVISRYIGSKNKKEADNAALHVILLTIIITIIFTVLILIFLKPILLTMGAGPTINLGMEYGNILFLGTIFIVFSATAYGILRAEGNVIKTTYAMLFGAILNMFLDPIFIYYLDLGVAGAAIATVISMGLVSLLLLYWFKGDTYIKFSLKDFIYKSKLIKEILSVGLPAGVEFFLISILAITLNAILMVVSGVDGVAVYTGGWRFVAIVMVIPIAIGTSVIAITGANLGAKRYENIDITHSYAIKFGTLIIVILSIVIFILAPYISYLFAYTPGSENLLGQMTDFLRITCLFYLFFPLGVVSSSVFQGLGKGLNSLIIAFIRALILQIVFSYVFAIVLNLGQTGVWYGIVLGNAIGAIIAYIWSKIYISKLSNEYEKFC
- a CDS encoding MarR family winged helix-turn-helix transcriptional regulator translates to MCLNNDYVDLDNSYGYVLATILHKFGEKFDEALKDYSIVTNHYRVLVTIFNNEKINQKKLGEILKIDRTTMVYLIDHLEDEGYIRRQKNQEDRRSFQLILTSKGKSIINPICRIRDEIHNQCLKELTENEKRILREICKKIGDD